Genomic DNA from Cololabis saira isolate AMF1-May2022 chromosome 20, fColSai1.1, whole genome shotgun sequence:
acgcaagaccacgccacacttttggagtgaggaggagactaatcacttcataaatgtaatgaaggatatgaacgttttggcatttgtagacagtagaaagtacggggatagcgagatttacaagaaggtgagcaaaaagttgcgcaaagcagcatttgttttgaatttggatacaggaagaagaagcggaaatgacgggaattgcgtcatcacgttctccgcgcgtcgctggtttgatcgagatatcccgaatgattaattaccatgtatacagggataaccctgtttgctcatgcatgtaaattgaatattccgaatgtttcagtaaccggaatattagcaataacccgaattttgactgcatgtaaacgtagtcactgactgtaaacgtagtcaatgactgtaaacgtagtcaatgactgtaaacgtagtcaatgactgtaaacgtagtcaatgactacgtttacatgcagtcaaaattgtaAACGCAGTCAAAATTCGCTGGCAgtgggttgcctcccgccctcttctcccctctatggggttgctggtggcctgggttccgggttctttcttgtcggcctctggtctcgcgggtggcggggttgctccccctccctgcccccctcccccactatagacacacttcaggtggagctttgataggattatcacacacacacacacacacacacacacacacacacacacacacacacacacacacacacacacacacacacacacacacacacacacacacacacacacacacacacacacacacaaatgctttAATACTTTAAAAAAGTGTATTATGTGTTGTTTCTGATTGGGATGTTCTGCCTTTTtgcaggaaaagaggaaaaagacaaTGGGACatgaaaagattttcttcacagtGCTGATACTTACAGGTAAGAAGAGAGACACTGGAATTAGATTTTAAAAACTGAAAGGAAAGTGACAAAGTtgaatttgtaaaaaaaaaaaaaaagaaaaaagaatgtaTTGCATGAAAATACTTAAAAATGAAAACTACTGAAACAAATGTCACTTATCAACACAGCTATTGGAATGACAAACACAAGCACAACTGCTTCAACAACTCAAGCTGCAACAACAATTACCATTAGTGAAACGACAACCACAAAGGCTGCAACGACacccacagtcgctccaacaactaccacagccgctccgacaacaacagttgctccaactacaaccacagttgctccgacaactACAACAGTTAGTCCGACTACAACTactgttgcaccaactacaacaaccacagttgctccaaccacaaccacagctgctccaacaactaccacagccgctccgacaacaacagttgctccaacaatgaccacagttgctccaacaacaaccacagtcgctccaacaactaccacagccgctccgacaacaacagttgctccaactacaaccacagttgctccgacaactACAACAGTTAGTCCGACTACAATTactgttgcaccaactacaacaaccacagttgctccaaccacaaccacagctgctccaacaactaccacagccgctccgacaacaacagttgctccaactacaaccacagttgctccaacaactacaacAGTTAGTCCGACTACAACTactgttgcaccaactacaacaaccacagttgctccaaccacaaccacagctgctccaacaactaccacagtggctccaactacaactacagctgctccaactacaactacagctacTCCGACAActacaacagccgctccaacaacaaccacagttgctccaacaactaccacagctgtcccaacaacaaccacagctgctccaacaactaccacagctgctccaacaactacaacAGTTGGTCCAACTACAACGACAGCTgttccaaccacaaccacagctgctccaaccacaatcaCAGCTGcactaacaactacagttgcaccaactacaaccacggttgcatcaacaacagctgctccaacaacaaccacagttgctccaacaacaaccacagctggtccaacaacTACAACAGTTGGTCCCACTACAACAACAGCTGCtcaaacaacaactacagtggctccaactacaaccacggttgcatcAACAGCcactccaactacaaccacagccactccaacaactacaacagcagctccaacaacaaccacagctgctccaactacaaccacagttgctccaacaactaccacagccgctccaacaacaactacagctgctccaactacaaccacggttgcctcaacagccgctccaactacaacatcagccactccaacaactacaacagttgctccaacaactaccacagtcgctccaactgCAACTACATTTGCACCAACGacaaccacagcagctccaactacaaccacagcagctccaacaactaccacagctgctccaacaactaccacagctgctccaacaactaccacagttggtCCAACTACAACGACAGCTgttccaacaacaaccacagctgctccaaccacaatcaCAGCTGcactaacaactacagttgcaccaactacaaccacggttgcatcaacaacagctgctccaacaacaaccacagctgctccaactacaaccacagctgttccaacaactaccacagtcgctccaactgCCACTACATTTGCACCAACGTcaaccacagcagctccaacaacTACAACAGTTGctctaacaacaacaacagctgctcaaacaacaactacagtggctccaactacaaccacggttgcatcAACAGCcactccaactacaaccacagccactccaacaactacaaaagttgctccaacaactaccacagtcgctccaactgCAACTACATTTGCACCAACGacaaccacagcagctccaactacaaccacagctgctccaataaTTACCACAGTTGTACCAAGAACAATCACAGCTACAACTGTTCAAACAACAACCAGAGGTTCTCCAGCAATTACCGGAGATCCTCCAAAATCTGCCACAACCCCTACAACACctaccacagctgctcaaaCACCAGCCATATCTGCCTCCTCAACAGCTATAATTGCttcaaaaacaacaaccactgttCCAATAGCAACAACAATTGCTCCAACAACTGCAAGAGTTGCTCCAACTACAGAAAGAATCATTCTAAGTTCTACAGTCTCTTCAGCAACCAATATAGTTGTTCCACCAGGAACCACAGAAGTTCCAACAACAGCTACAGTCAATGCAACGACAACAACTCCAACAACTTCCTTAACAACTTTGACCAGTATTACATCCACAATCGAAGCTGTTGTTCCCACGTATGTTGTGTCAGTAGTTTTGGAAGAACCCTTTAATGTCGAACTTGAAgataaaaacagcaacagatTTAAGAATCttcaaaaaaaagtcatatcATTCGTGAGTATGATTTTTAAAAAGCTTTCTTTCAATTTTATTAAATATACACTTTTGAGAAATTATATCAAATCGAAATCGAAACTGAATTTTTTCCCCGTTTGAACTTTTATTACAGTACGACTTCATCTACAGAGCTAAATTTGGCTCTCTCTTCATCCGcagttttgtaattgcatttagGTAAGGTTTTACATTTACAGTAATCGTCACTctatgtctttctttttttttgctctgtttCTAATATGACCATACAAACTTTTTTGGACATTACATAACACATGTTTAGAATTTTACTTTGGAATATATGATTTCTAATGTGAattatttattccttttttcaGATCAGCTGTAAGCAGTACACGATTGGAGAATACTGAAGCTGAGGTCGGAGTTGAGTTCGATAAAACCACACCAGTTAAGGAACTCCCAGAGAACAGTGTTGTTGCAGAAACTGTAAAAGAGGGTGCAGTTAATTCCACTGTGAACTTCAACGTCACGATCGTGTCAGACTCCATTGCAATAATAAGTAAGAAAACAGTGCTCAAACATGTCACAACATACAATCATGAAGAGTGTGTCTCTCATTCAATTAATAATGCCAGTTAGCTAatacattatttatatatatatatatatatatatatatatatatatatatatatatatatatatatatatatatatatatatatatatatatatatatatatatatatatatatatatatatatatatatatatatatggccagACATCAAATATCTCGAGTTGAGTAttaatatattcatatttttcaaactttttaaacttgtttttgtgtgtttttttgtgtcagAAACACCCAAGACAAATTCGACAACTGCATCTCCAGAAGTTCCAACCAATGCTACAACCACAACGCCTTCTACTGCAGCAACAACAACGACCACTACAACTGCAGAGTCAACAGTCGTGAGGCGGGTGACTTTTAGATCTTTGGGAGAGACATTCACAACTGATCTGCTGGATGCCTCATCCACGGCTTTCAAAAACCGAGCTGCATTAATAGAGTCAACAGTAAGTCTTTTTTTAagttccatctatccatccatccatccatccatccattttccgccgcttatctGGAACCGGCTCGCAgaggcagcagtctcaacagggatgcccagacttccttcaccccagacacttcctccagctcttccgaggggagtccgaggtgttcccaggccagccaagtgtcccggggtctcctcccggagggacatgcctggaacacctccctagacaggcgtccaggaggcatccgatacagatgcccaagccacctcagctgactcctctcggccgcttgtatccgcgatcttgtcctttcggtcactacccaaagttcatgaccataggtgagggtaggtgtgtagattgaccggtaaatcgacagcttcgcctttcggctcagctccttcttcaccacgacggtccggtacaccgagctgcggacgctgcaccgatccgtctgtcaatctcccactctatcgttccctcactcgtgaacaagatcccgagatacttgaactcctccacctgaggcaggacttctacacccacccggagaaggcatgccaccctttcccgatggagaaccatggcctcggtcttggaggtgctgattctcatccctgccgcgtcgcactcggccgcaaaccgccctagcacatgctggaggtcccggtctgatgaagccaacaggacaacatcatctgcaaaaagcagagatgaaatcctgaggttcccaaaccggatcccctccggcccctggctgcgcctagaaatcctgtccataaaaattatgaacaggaccggtgacaaagggcagccctgccggagtccaacatgcactgggaacaagtctgacttactgccggcaatgcaaaccaaactcctgcttcgatcatacagagactggacagcccttagtagagggccccggactccatactcactcagcaccccccacaaaacggcacgagggacacggtcaaatgccttctccagatccacaaaacacatgtagactggttgggcaaattcccatgaaccctcgagcaccctgcggagggtgtagagctggtccagtgttccacggccGGGacaaaaaccgcattgttcttcctgaatccgaggttcaactatcggccgtattctcctctccagtaccctggcgtagactttcccggggaggctgagaagtgtgatcaccctatagttggaacacactctccggtccccctttttaaaaagagggaccaccaccccggtttgccactccagcggcattgtccccttcctccatgcaatgttgcagaggcgtgtcaaccaagacagccctatgacatccagagacttgaggtactcgaatctcatccacccccggtgccactgaggagcttacaaaCCAGTGAgatcggcttgggtgatggatgagcacatccccgagttcacactctctgcttcctcaattgAAAGCATGTTAGttggattgaggagatcctcgaagtattccttccaccgtccgacgatgttcccagtcgaggtcaacagctccccaccctccccaccgtaaatggtgccggcagagtactgcttcccccttctgaggcgttgaacggtccgccagaatttcctcaaggccgaccgaaagtcttcctccatggcctcaacgaactcctcccagacccgggtttttgcctcaaggactgcccgagctgcggcttgcttggcctgccggtacccatctactgcgtcaggagtcccacaggccaacatagcccggtaggactccttcttcagtctgacggcatcctttacttccggtgtccaccaccgggttctaggattgccgccacgacaggcaccggagaccatGCGTCCACAAATTCGAGCCgtcgcgtcgacaatggaggcagagaacatggtcctcTCTGACTCAATGTCCCTCGTCTCCCCCGGGATCCAAGAGAAGTTCTCTctgaggtgagagttgaagacgtccctgacagagggctcagccagaggTTCctcacagaccctcacaatccgtttgggtctgcccggtctgtccaacttcctcctccgccagtgcatccaactcaccaccaggtggtgatcagttgacagctcagccctctcttcacccgaatGTCCAAGACATgtggccgaaggtcagatgaaatgacaaagtcgatcattgacctccggcctagggtgtcccggtgccacgtgcactgatggacacccttatgcttgaacatggtgttcattatggacaaaccgtggctagcacagaagtccaacaacaaagcaccgCTCGGGTTGAGATCGGGGAGGccattcctcccaatcacgcctctccaggtatcactgtcattgcccacgtaagcgttgaagtcccccagtagaacagtGGAGTCCCcggttggagcactatccagtacccctcccagggaccccaagaaggccgggtactccgcactgctgttcggcccgtaggcacaaacaacagtgagagaccctttcccgacccgaaggtacagggaagcgaccctctcgttcaccggggtgaactccaacacatggcgactgagctggggggctataaacaagcccacatcagctcgccgcctctcaccctgggcaactccagagtagtggagggtcccgCCCCTTTCAAAGAGCAGGAGctttttttaagttgaattataaaaaaaatgtatgatttATTAAGTTATTCATTAattatataatatcatacaaaTGTAATTGTATTATGGTATTcctatatatttcacaccaccACCTAACTTCCAAATTGAGACTTGTTTTGCAGTCATTTAAGATCCATGGTCATGCAACATAAGAACAAAGTGCTACATTGGGCTGGCTTGTCCATGTGATCTTTTatacggaaaaaaaaaaagcaggtccTTTGCTGATCAGTATAGGGCTTGATCCTAAAGcaagtttattttaattaaccCTCACATTGAAATGTCCATCTTTATAGCAAAAATTTACATATTCAAAAAGTATTTCTAAAATCCATTTATCgacacatccatccattcatcctttAAATTTAACTCATCTGAGATTGGGTTGGGGATGGCTGCCTAAGCAGGACCAGACTGGCCTCTCTATGGACCCCTCCTCTAGATCTTCATGAAGAAGGCATTCCCACCTATCTACCGAGCTATGCTAACCAGATGCTCAAAGCATGATGTGGAGGATCAGTAACTCTACTCTGCATCTCTTCCTTATGGTTTAACTTCTCATCTTGTATCTAGGAGACCTCAGCCATGCTACAGAGGAATCTCATTTCAGATGCCTCTATATCTTGTATATTTGTAGTCTATGGTGTTTATGATGTTCGTTACTTTAGCTACTTATTGCTTCGCATTTCTTGTAAATTTGACATTTGAGCTGTGAATTAACAGCTAAAAGAGCAATATTACTCCTCTCTGTGCTGAGTATCAATACACTGCTGGGAATGGTTCTTAGGGTGATTAGAATCAGCTCCTGTTAATAGAGCATCGTACAGACCCTTGTAATTTAGACTTTTAAGTCAACTCTTCAAAATACATATGGTGGCATCTCAGAGCACTTGTCTGGCTCTGTTTCAGAAAGTTTATGTATAAGTTACAACTGCTGACAAAGGATTTGCTGATAAACATTGAGCTTCCACAGATCTGTGGTTTCTTGCAGTGTAAAATGGTGGTGTGACAAATATAGATATTATACGTGCTTCGGTTCTAGAAACTCCTGACTGGGTTTTACAAATGATCTCAAAAACGACATTCAAGAACTGAAACCTTTGAAATGAAACATACACTTATAGATATTTTacttgtgtttctgcagctgaAACCATACTTTGAAAGAGATTCTTCTTCATTCCGCTCTTTGACCATTATTTCATTCAGGTAACTTATTTACAGTTTGTTCATAAGATTTAAATAATGCTGAAAATAAATTTGTACTAATAAAGATGTTCATCACTTTTGCAGCAATGGATCAATCATCAACAACATGGACCTTCGTTTTGCATCAGCATCTGTTCCTAGTAACGTTCAAATTGGAAATGTTTTGATCAGAGCAGCTCCAATCGTCACAGACTTCAACATTGAAACCAGTTCTGTAACTGTGGAAGGTTCAGGTAAGTACATTTTACTGTAATATTAGAATATAAAAATCTACAATATCCTGATAAAGTTTACTGAAGCTATTCCTTGTTTCCTTTTCTCCACATTTACAGAGACGTCAAGTGGAGTAAGCCACAACATCAGTCTCATCACTGCAGTCT
This window encodes:
- the LOC133420501 gene encoding putative uncharacterized protein DDB_G0282133 yields the protein MLNTGRSNCNYICTNDNHSSSNYNHSCSNNYHSCTKNNHSYNCSNNNQRFSSNYRRSSKICHNPYNTYHSCSNTSHICLLNSYNCFKNNNHCSNSNNNCSNNCKSCSNYRKNHSKFYSLFSNQYSCSTRNHRSSNNSYSQCNDNNSNNFLNNFDQSAVSSTRLENTEAEVGVEFDKTTPVKELPENSVVAETVKEGAVNSTVNFNVTIVSDSIAIIKTPKTNSTTASPEVPTNATTTTPSTAATTTTTTTAESTVVRRVTFRSLGETFTTDLLDASSTAFKNRAALIESTLKPYFERDSSSFRSLTIISFSNGSIINNMDLRFASASVPSNVQIGNVLIRAAPIVTDFNIETSSVTVEGSETSSGVSHNISLITAVSMVLLSWLLSSQQLVPC